From Glycine max cultivar Williams 82 chromosome 11, Glycine_max_v4.0, whole genome shotgun sequence, the proteins below share one genomic window:
- the LOC100777243 gene encoding BEL1-like homeodomain protein 4, whose product MSQDFQQGIFSFPNGLERGRLVSPQQQIRRDKVRFEAAAPLVGIEEEEPVYETAGMLSEMFNFPPATELLEQQHATATFRAARQAGEWYGNRQQQQQISGINADSAAAMQLFLMNPQTRSPSPPQTHATPSSTLHMLLPNPSSNSSLQGFTGSAAGGSFGQFTWVPESAHQQGGVVEGQGLSLSLSSSLEAAKAEELRMGDSGFLYYNHQQGGGGGGGSSSSSAVQFQYKNNNNNHHQALHLQGAMGHDNNHQGHVGFGSSSLGVVNVLRNSKYAKAAQELLEEFCSVGRGQFKKSKFNRQNSNPNSNAGGGASPSSKDAPPPPPLSAADRIEHQRRKVKLLSMLDEVDRRYNHYCEQMQMVVNSFDLMMGFGAAVPYTALAQKAMSRHFRCLKEAITAQLKQSCEVLGEKDGAGNSGGLTKGETPRLKMLEQSLRQQRAFHQMGMMEQEAWRPQRGLPERSVNILRAWLFEHFLHPYPSDADKHLLARQTGLSRNQVSNWFINARVRLWKPMVEEMYQQELKEAESAEDRENNNSNISGNQAQTPTTPSAATTSTATAPPPPPPTTTATKPTGKRSDAINAPDSDPSQHVAMNNRQGFSENQAKKSTASTTATTTTAAASEVAPPVSQCFDSDLPPHRLMASNDNTCRLVTADFGTASASADIGSTLIRFGTTPGDVSLTLGLRHAGNMPSEKTPFSVREFGAI is encoded by the exons ATGTCCCAAGATTTTCAACAAGGAATCTTCAGCTTCCCGAATGGGTTGGAGAGAGGAAGGCTAGTGAGTCCGCAGCAACAGATCCGGAGGGACAAAGTAAGGTTCGAGGCGGCGGCGCCATTGGTAGGGATAGAGGAGGAGGAACCGGTGTACGAGACCGCCGGGATGTTGTCGGAGATGTTTAATTTTCCGCCCGCGACGGAATTGTTGGAGCAGCAGCACGCGACGGCGACGTTCCGGGCGGCGAGGCAAGCCGGAGAGTGGTACGGAAACAGACAGCAACAGCAACAGATTTCAGGCATTAATGCTGACTCAGCAGCAGCCATGCAACTTTTTCTGATGAACCCTCAAACGAggtctccttctcctcctcaaaCCCACGCCACTCCTTCGTCAACGCTTCACATGCTGCTTCCAAATccttcttcaaattcttccctCCAAGGATTTACTGGTTCGGCCGCGGGAGGGTCTTTTGGTCAATTCACATGGGTTCCTGAGAGTGCTCATCAACAAGGAGGCGTGGTGGAAGGGCAAGGTCTTTCGTTATCGTTGTCTTCTTCGCTGGAAGCAGCAAAAGCCGAGGAACTGAGGATGGGGGATAGTGGTTTTCTATATTACAATCATCAACAAGGTGGAGGTGGAGGAggtggttcttcttcttcttccgcgGTTCAGTTTCAGTACaagaataataacaataaccatCACCAAGCATTGCATTTGCAAGGGGCGATGGGACACGACAACAACCACCAGGGACATGTTGGGTTTGGGTCATCCTCGTTAGGTGTAGTTAATGTTCTAAGAAATTCAAAGTATGCGAAGGCTGCACAAGAGTTGCTGGAAGAGTTTTGCAGTGTAGGGAGGGGTCAGTTTAAGAAGAGCAAGTTCAATAGGCAGAATTCAAACCCTAATTCAAATGCCGGTGGTGGTGCTTCGCCTTCATCAAAAGatgctcctcctcctcctcctttgtCAGCCGCTGATAGGATTGAGCATCAGAGAAGGAAGGTCAAACTACTATCAATGCTTGACGAG GTGGACAGGAGATACAACCATTACTGCGAGCAAATGCAGATGGTAGTGAACTCATTTGACCTGATGATGGGTTTTGGGGCGGCAGTGCCGTACACAGCACTAGCGCAGAAAGCAATGTCTCGGCATTTCCGGTGTCTGAAGGAGGCGATAACAGCGCAGCTGAAGCAAAGTTGTGAGGTACTAGGAGAGAAAGATGGAGCGGGGAACTCAGGAGGTTTGACCAAGGGTGAGACCCCAAGGCTTAAGATGTTAGAACAAAGCCTAAGACAGCAGAGAGCCTTCCACCAGATGGGCATGATGGAACAAGAAGCTTGGAGACCCCAGAGAGGCTTGCCTGAACGTTCTGTCAACATTTTGAGAGCCTGGCTTTTCGAGCATTTTCTCCACCC GTATCCAAGCGATGCAGATAAGCATCTGTTGGCACGACAGACTGGCCTATCGCGAAATCAG GTATCAAACTGGTTCATTAATGCCAGGGTTCGGTTGTGGaaacccatggtggaagaaatgTACCAACAAGAACTTAAAGAAGCAGAGAGTGCAGAAGACAGAgaaaacaacaacagcaacattAGTGGCAACCAAGCACAAACTCCAACCACACCATCAGCGGCCACAACATCAACAGCAAcagcgccaccaccaccaccaccaacgaCAACAGCAACAAAACCGACAGGCAAAAGATCCGATGCCATCAATGCCCCCGATAGCGACCCTTCACAGCATGTTGCAATGAATAATAGACAAGGCTTCTCGGAAAACCAAGCAAAGAAGTCCACCGCATccaccaccgccaccaccaccaccgccgccGCCTCTGAGGTGGCGCCACCCGTGTCTCAGTGCTTCGACTCAGACCTGCCCCCACACAGATTAATGGCCTCTAATGACAACACGTGTCGCTTGGTCACAGCAGATTTTGGGACCGCATCTGCAAGTGCTGACATTGGATCCACACTCATTAGGTTTGGGACCACACCCGGTGACGTGTCACTCACCCTAGGGCTTCGCCACGCCGGGAACATGCCCTCTGAGAAAACTCCTTTCTCTGTTAGAGAATTTGGAGCCATTTAa
- the LOC100778105 gene encoding protein DA1-related 1, producing MGWFTKLLKGSDHKILRGQYHGKYGEDRIWDNHHSSMDDLTDIEKEDIDRAIALSLSEEDHKGKKVVDEELCKIDDDEEDEHLVKVHLDEDERLAKIQQEEEERLAKIQQEDEHLAKIQQEEEERLAKIQQEDECLAKIQQEDERLAKAQLEEDEQLARAIQESLKIGSPPQYDNGSSILSFPHLFPPGYRICAGCKTEIGQGRFLSCMGGVWHPECFCCHACHLPITDYEFSMSSNRPYHKSCYREKHHPRCDVCKNFIPTNSSGLIEYRAHPFWLQKYCPSHELDGTSRCCSCERMEPRDTKYLLLDDGRKLCLECLDSSIMDTHECQPLYLEIQEFYEGLNMKLEQQIPMLLVERQALNEAMEGEKNGHHHLPETRGLCLSEEQTVTTISRRPRIAAGYRAIDMITEPYRLIRCCEVTAILVLYGLPRLLTGSILAHEMMHAWLRLKGYPNLSPEVEEGICQVLAHMWLESELYSGFGNDGASSSTSSLSSSSPSSSSVSTKKGKRSDFEKKLGDFFKHQIESDTSSAYGDGFRLGNQAMVKYGLKRTLDHIHMTGSFPY from the exons ATGGGTTGGTTTACCAAGTTGCTTAAGGGCTCTGATCATAAAATTTTACGAGGACAATACCATGGCAAATATGGAGAGGACAGAATTTGGGATAATCATCATAGTTCAATG GATGATTTGACTGATATTGAGAAAGAAGACATTGACCGTGCAATTGCACTTTCTCTGTCAGAGGAGGATCATAAAGGGAAAAAAGTTGTTG ATGAGGAACTTTGTAAAATTGATGATGATGAGGAGGATGAACATCTTGTTAAAGTTCATCTAGATGAAGATGAACGTCTTGCTAAAATtcagcaagaagaagaagaacgtcTTGCTAAAATTCAACAAGAAGATGAGCATCTTGCTAAAAttcaacaagaagaagaagaacgtcTTGCTAAAATTCAACAAGAAGATGAATGTCTTGCTAAAATTCAACAAGAGGATGAACGTCTTGCTAAAGCTCAACTTGAGGAAGACGAGCAACTTGCTAGGGCAATTCAAGAAAGCTTGAAAATTGGTTCTCCTCCTCAATATGACAATGGTTCTTCAATTCTATCTTTTCCTCACCTTTTCCCCCCTGGATACAG AATCTGTGCTGGATGCAAGACTGAGATTGGCCAAGGAAGATTTTTAAGTTGCATGGGAGGTGTCTGGCATCCAGAATGCTTCTGCTGCCATGCATGCCATCTTCCAATCACTGATTATGAG TTTTCCATGTCTAGCAATCGCCCTTACCATAAATCATGCTATAGGGAGAAGCATCACCCAAGATGTGATGTTTGCAAGAACTTT ATCCCAACTAATTCATCTGGCCTCATTGAGTATAGAGCTCATCCTTTCTGGCTACAAAAATACTGCCCATCACATGAGCTTGATGGCACTTCTCGTTGTTGTAGTTGCGAAAGAATGGAG CCAAGGGATACAAAATATCTTTTGCTTGATGATGGTCGAAAGCTATGTTTAGAGTGTCTAGACTCATCAATTATGGATACTCATGAATGCCAACCTCTTTACCTTGAAATACAAGAATTTTATGAaggtttaaatatgaaattggAGCAACAAATTCCTATGCTCTTGGTTGAGAGACAAGCGCTGAATGAGGCTATGGAGGGAGAAAAGAAT GGTCATCACCACTTACCCGAAACTAGAGGACTATGCTTGTCAGAAGAGCAAACTGTCACCACT ATTTCAAGGAGGCCAAGGATTGCAGCAGGCTACCGAGCCATAGACATGATAACTGAACCTTATAGGCTGATCCGTTGTTGTGAAGTGACAGccattcttgttttgtatggCCTTCCTAG gTTGTTAACAGGATCAATCCTAGCTCATGAGATGATGCATGCATGGCTTAGGCTTAAAG GTTATCCTAACCTCAGTCCAGAAGTTGAAGAAGGAATCTGCCAAGTTTTGGCTCATATGTGGTTAGAATCAGAGCTCTATTCTGGATTTGGGAATGATGGTGCATCATCCTCAACATCATCTTTGTCTTCGTCATCACCTTCCTCCTCTTCTGTCTCAACAAAGAAGGGTAAACGGTCCGACTTTGAGAAGAAACttggtgatttttttaaacaccAGATTGAGTCAGATACCTCCTCAGCTTATGGAGATGGATTCAGATTGGGTAACCAAGCAATGGTCAAGTATGGGCTTAAAAGGACCCTTGACCATATCCATATGACAGGAAGTTTTccatattaa
- the LOC100783298 gene encoding cytochrome P450 71D8-like — translation MEHSQLSIVITFFVFLLLLRLVKNHKPKSSHKLPPGPWKLPIIGNLHQVALAASLPHHALQKLARKYGPLMHLQLGEISTLVVSSPKMAMEIMKTHDLAFVQRPQLLAPQYMAYGATDIAFAPYGEYWRQMRKICTLELLSAKRVQSFSHIRQDENRKLIQSIQSSAGSPIDLSSKLFSLLGTTVSRAAFGNKNDDQDEFMSLVRKAVAMTGGFELDDMFPSLKPLHLLTGQKAKVEEIHKRADRILEDILRKHVEKRTRAKEEGNNSEAQQEDLVDVLLRIQQSGSLEVQMTTGHVKAVIWDIFAAGTDTSASTLEWAMAEMMKNPRVREKAQAVIRQAFKGKETIRETDLEELSYLKSVIKETLRLHPPSQLIPRECIKSTNIDGYEIPIKSKVMINTWAIGRDPQYWSDAERFIPERFDGSYIDFKGNSYEYIPFGAGRRMCPGMTFGLASITLPLALLLYHFNWELPNKMKPEDLDMNEHFGMTVGRKNKLCLIPTVYQAT, via the exons ATGGAACATTCTCAACTGTCCATTGTCATTaccttctttgttttcttgctcTTGCTTAGGCTAGTTAAAAATCACAAGCCAAAATCGAGTCACAAGTTGCCCCCTGGTCCATGGAAGTTACCTATCATTGGTAACCTTCATCAGGTAGCACTAGCAGCTTCACTTCCACATCATGCTCTCCAAAAACTTGCCCGTAAATATGGACCTCTCATGCACCTCCAACTTGGTGAAATTTCAACACTGGTTGTGTCCTCCCCCAAGATGGCCATGGAGATAATGAAAACACATGATCTTGCTTTTGTTCAGAGGCCCCAACTTCTGGCTCCTCAATATATGGCATATGGGGCAACAGATATTGCTTTTGCTCCATACGGTGAATATTGGaggcaaatgagaaaaatatgtACGTTGGAGCTTCTAAGTGCCAAGAGGGTCCAATCTTTCTCTCATATCAGACAAGATGAGAACAGAAAACTCATACAATCAATTCAATCATCTGCAGGCTCACCAATCGATCTTAGTAGCAAACTTTTCTCGTTGTTGGGCACCACTGTTTCTAGGGCAGCGTTTGGAAACAAAAATGATGACCAAGATGAGTTTATGTCTTTGGTCAGAAAAGCTGTAGCAATGACAGGAGGATTTGAACTGGATGATATGTTTCCTTCATTGAAGCCGTTACACTTACTAACTGGGCAGAAAGCCAAAGTGGAGGAAATTCACAAGCGGGCAGACAGAATCCTGGAAGACATTCTGAGAAAGCATGTTGAAAAACGAACAAGAGCAAAAGAAGAAGGCAACAACAGTGAAGCACAGCAAGAAGATCTTGTTGATGTTCTTTTGAGAATCCAACAAAGTGGGAGCCTCGAGGTCCAAATGACAACCGGACACGTCAAAGCTGTCATATGG GACATATTTGCTGCTGGAACTGATACCTCAGCATCAACGTTGGAGTGGGCAATGGCAGAAATGATGAAAAATCCAAGAGTGAGGGAAAAGGCACAAGCTGTAATAAGACAAGCATTCAAAGGAAAGGAAACAATACGTGAAACTGATCTAGAAGAACTTAGTTACCTAAAGTCAGTGATCAAAGAAACGTTAAGGTTACACCCTCCTTCTCAGTTGATCCCTAGAGAATGCATCAAATCAACCAACATTGATGGGTACGAAATACCAATAAAGAGTAAAGTCATGATAAACACATGGGCAATTGGAAGAGATCCCCAATATTGGAGTGATGCTGAGAGGTTTATCCCAGAGAGATTCGATGGTAGTTATATCGATTTCAAAGGGAATAGCTATGAGTATATACCTTTTGGGGCAGGAAGGAGAATGTGTCCAGGCATGACATTTGGTTTGGCTAGCATTACGCTTCCATTGGCTTTATTACTCTATCACTTTAATTGGGAACTCCCAAATAAGATGAAACCTGAAGATTTGGATATGAATGAACACTTTGGAATGACAGTTGGCAGGAAAAACAAATTGTGTTTGATTCCCACCGTTTACCAAGCTACAtga